The Chroicocephalus ridibundus chromosome Z, bChrRid1.1, whole genome shotgun sequence sequence aaactCTTGTCTAAGAAAAATTCTGCCTAAAAATCCCCTCAgcaatgtattttgaaatgtttttcttttccatgttcaTTTTTTCATGCACTGTGGATCTTAAACCTGCAGGACAACACAATTCTAATAATTTCAATGGGGTTATTACCCTTATCTTGTAACAGACTTCTCTCCTTCTACATACTAAAGAGCACAATGTTTTTGGTTTCGTTCAGTCTTCTCCACTTGGCTCTCCATTGTTCTAAGACCTAAGCTAAAGCTGAGTAGAGGTACAGGTTTTTCATTTGGATACTCACATAGATTTGTATCTTACCTGTGCTGTGAAGGATAACACTTCACCAACCATATAtagatgtcctttttttttttttttactttttgtaacACTTGTAAAACTGAAGCTAGATCTTTGCCATAAAGCTTGAGAGAGTCTTAATCTGTTTGCCTATCTTGAATGGATTTGGTTTGTTGAGGCATCTACTCTAAGAAGTTATGATTAAAGCAGAAACACCTTGGAGCATATACCTATATTATGCGTATATATGCACACACTGTCCCCAGTACTCATTGGCCTCATGTGTGTACTTACTTTCAAGGTGTGCAGGGTGTCAGTCCATTCCATGGAACCTATCTGAGGTATAGCAGTAAGGAGTATGCTAGTAGCCTTATTTGCATTCCCTTTCAGCGTCTTTAAAACTTTATCCACTGAAACCtagaaatacaagaaaactaAGTGGCGCCTCTCAACTTGGATGGCAtgcattttaaatactaaaataaattcatttaactCATGCTTCTCTATGTGAAAAGATGAAGCCTTAAAATGCCACAATCATTTTAGCCAATAAAAAGTTCTTTCCTCTGTGGGTGAATGTCTGATTATGTTTTACACAAACAGGAGAACCAAAACAGATCCATCATTTCCAACAGAGCTGCAAAGAAAGAACACCAGACCAGTTATGGGAAGACAAGCTCATAAACAGAGCTGACAAGCTTCATACACACAGACCTTCTGATTCAGACAAGAGGAGACAAAAGGTTTATTAGCAGCAAGGTaagtttatgaaaataaatgaggtaGCAACAATTGATTCTGTTCTTACTTTCACAATCATTCATCCAGAATAACTCACTGATACTGATGTAAGTAAGAACACATTTAGTTCAGTATGTGATCTCTTACCAAAACCCACAGGTTCTAACCCAGATCCTTCAGGACAAGACCCAGAGAAAAAAGTTTCACTCACCGCTTCTTCATGTTCCTTCCAGCAGTCGTAATCTGTTGCCATGGCAATACTAGCATAACTCATTCCAGCTTCTTTTGCAAGAATCACTTCAGGCACTGTGGTCATGTTGATAACATCAGCTCCCCAGCTGCGAAACATCAAGCTTTCTGCTTGAGAACTGAAACGCGGGCCTTCAATTGTGATCATCGTCCCCTTGGAATGACACTGGAGCCCAAGCTTCTTGGCAGTCTCAATAAGAACCTGCAAAACATGCCAAtatcaggaaaaggaaataattcccCTGGTGCACTGCTTTTACATCCCATCAAAAAAATAACATACACAAGAAATCAGCTTTATACAAAGCAGTCAAGCTTCATATGGTTACAGCTGTCCAAAACCATGGATCAGTTTCAGTTTCCTTATCCAGCAATATAAATTAATAGTCCTGCTAATAGGAACAATCTTGAACTCATCTGATTTTGTTAGTATCAGCTGGATTACCATTTTCAATGCAGATCAAGAAGCTAGAGCGATATTTAGCCTGTGCTTACATTGAGAACAGAATGGTGAAAATGCTTCACTGAGCATTTTCCATACAGAATTTCCATGGAATTTCCATATTACCACACGGTGGAGTTAAGCAGGTGAGAACACTAATAGGAAATTCACCTTTTGAAAGTAAAACTTTACAAACGTATACTTCAAAGAGTACTCTGGGAATCTGCAGAGAAATTACTACCATTTCTTCCCATGCCTGTGACTGAGTGGTCAGTCATATACCATGTACTTCACATTAATCTTTACAGATCCAACTAGGACCTTGTATATAGCAGAACCATCATTACTTTCTCTCTTGGTAAACAACCTGGCTAACACCAGTTTGTACAGTAGGAATAAGACTATACCAGCATGTGTAAATGGGACTAAGATACCCATAACTATGATGGTATCTGTTTAAAATGACcatcaacagaaaagcaaagctcgaaaagaagtataaaagcagcatgaaaaattgtgacaggacaggagagaccataacacagcagcagtgaaaacCTAGTCTGACACCACCAGAAGCTGCGTTATCAGCATCACGACCTTCACACAGGCAAGGTGGAGCAGCCTCCCTGCAAAATGCTGTGAGAAGTCTGCCCTCCTGCCAGTTGGTGGACCTGCCATACAGAGGTGCAACCAGCAGTGATACCTTGAGGGTGCTATGTGTGACCCTGTGGGGTGCCCCCTTGCTGGCATGTGGGATCAGTGGATTGTGTGGAGCAGCCCAAGTACAGATAAAGCTGGAGTACCCACATCTCCCACTCCAGATGCGTGTAACCAGGTAAACCTGCACTCCCAGAAGAGGGTAGGTGTGCATGTAACCCACGCGTGCTGGGGAAAGGTATCTGTGGATGCCACCATGTGAATACGCGTGTAAGGGTAAAACAGAGCTTCTGGGGCTTAGCGACAGAAGGACACTTAGAAATTTGTAGATGTTTATTAACATGCTGTAAGTTAATGTAATATTAATCACACCTAATATTGTGGTTTATTGCTGACATGCATTCTGAATGTATGATTCATTGAATGCCAGTTAATTACACATTGCTAATACATCAACAGACAACTTCAATTGTGATTTCACTTAAGCCACAGTTGAGCAGTATTTCCCTGAAACTCTTTACAAAGTTCCAACTTTACTCTCTAAGATGTTGCAGTAAATTCCAGTTTCTGAAAGCAGCAATAACCAGGGCACCCTATGTTATTCAAAAGTTTGCAGCTGGAGAAAAGATAAACTTCTTTcaaattctcatttaatttaCAGTGCATAAACCAAATAAACCAGAGTATTTTCACATATTTGCACATACACAATACAaagttttcagatgttttcatgcaaaattcCTTAATTAGCCTACTACATTAATAGTTTTGGCTTTATTATTATTGCGTTTATGTATGAATTTCCCCTGAATTAGGATAAACTTTGATGAAATGATCTCAAAAATCTTCAGGGATAGTTCCAGGAAAAAAGCTTAAGTCATTTTTATCTGGTATTTTCAAACGAAGTGAAAGTACCCCTTTTCAGCCTCACAACCCATGTGTTCTTTAAAACATCTGTTAGGCTGATTAGAACACATAGGCTAATAAGATAATGATCACGTAAGACTGGGAAGTACctaaatgttttttctctgtttcaaaaggagcatttctcTGTTGGCTTTTCAAAGAATGTAATACTCAAAGAGTATTTTCTCTAGCTACTTAACAATCGAATGAAAACTAGCCTTGGCACGTGTTTCCTGCAACCTCAGGAAATGGCTTATGCGTATCTACTTACCTTTttcaaaaaatgagaaagagacACAGCGTGAAATACTGCCAATCATTTCAGCAATAACATGTGGCTTTATTCCAGTTCAGAAAGTGTACAGTTAGCTCTCAATAAATTCCTTTGATCTGTTGTGACATGACATGCTCAAAGTCAGCAAGAAACTATATGCCAACTAATCTTTGGTAAGAGCTCTTGTTGCATGAAGTATTTTGAATAATTTGCTGCTCAATGGAAGAAGGGCAAAAACATGCATATGTATAACATGTAGCGGTTTGCTTCCTCATGAGATTCAAAATTGCAAAACACCTTGATCCCTAGTGCATTGAAGCACTGGTCTGCTAACAGTGCTGTGGACTTGCTGGTTGATATCTCAAAACCACACAGCCAATTAATAAAAAAGGCTATAATGACACTGAAGTGAACTGGTGACAATAACAGAATAGCTCAGTAGTACAAATACTTATACATGCTCTGGGTATAGTTTGGGCCACCTGCTTCCCAATTCAATGTTGTCCTGCTCAGTGTAGTAACTGACTGCACAGAGGACAAGCCTCTTGGATAGTTATGACAGATTCCGTTAAGTATTGCTGTGTCCCTGCAGAATGTACCTCCCTACAGCTTCTGATCAGAGCATTCCACAACAGCACAAAATGCACAGTTCagtcttcattttcccttttcctcaggtCTAAGAATAAGCTAAGGTGGCATATTTAATCACAGATACACTCCTCCCAGAGCTTATAAAGGTGTTGAAAAACAGAGCAGTGTTTCACACTGCTTAGTCTAAGCGGTTTTAAAGCCTGAATATCTTGAAGTGACAGAACTAAGAGCAACAGTTAAGAATAAAAGGCTACTGTCATGTGGCTTGTTTCTATCTTTAACATCCTTTAAACTAAGCCTTGACTCTCCACCACCACCCACTGCTACAACGCACAAAAGCACAAATGCAATATTATAATTTCTATGAATGCTAAAGtactatttatttaattatttgtatgAAGTATGTAGAGTGCCTCTACCATAGGTACAGTTTTATTAGGAACAAAAATCAACTAACTTTCCTGCTTTCTCCACTTTGTTGCTTTCCTGGCTTGTTACCTGATAAATAAAGATCTTTTGTCCTGTTATTAAGGTGCTGTGGGAATCTAGGTTGCCAACTCTCATCTTCCCTTAGGAAGACAGCTCCTACAGACACAAGATCTTTTACTTCCCATGTCTTCTAAATGTTACACTTTTCCTTGAAACCATGACATCACTGAGGAACAGGAATAAATAGGTGCAGATTGCCTCTGTATTCTAAGAATGCATAACTAGACTACTACATCATGAGTAAGTgccataaaaataacatttctaaatACTATTACAGAATTCACTAACCTCTCTGGTTTTGGTGCAGAACGGCTCTGCCATTGGAATATGACATACTCCTGAAAGAGTGGAATGTTGCCCATCGTATAAAGTACAATGTCTTTTAGTTGTcctagaaaagcagaaaacatgctCTGAGATAAAAACAggtagaaaacagaagagaaagcaagaaattgACACAAATCCAAAACCATGGCATTCCTGCAAGGGAATAAAAACATCAGTATGATATTAATGACTACCTGTAATCCTGTTGTACAAATCTTTCAGAATTGAGCCCAAGAGTGTAAAACTGTGACTCCAGTAGAGCACTGTCAACTAATTATAGAGAAAATCTATTGTTAACAAGACGCTGAAATGATGATTTGTTCCTAAATGACAGAAACAGACACATTATATGCAAGAATCAGCTAAATTTAACAGTCAGGCAAGTAATCTCTGAAAAAAAGGACACAGTAAGCtttcaggaagggaagggatcaaGTCTGAATTACCACAAAGCTAGTCAAAATAGAGCTTATTCATATCATTGCATTCTTACATTGAAAGGATGGGAATTTATACAACTGTCCTGAACAGGACTGCTTCCTGAACAAAAGAGGTGTGAACTGAACCAGAAAAATCCTGGAACAGGATGTCTACGTATTCTCAGAAAGATTACACACATGCATTGGTAGCTTGCAAACAGAAGaatcctttttctcccttctttcaaTTGAGAAACTGTTTCCTTGCATGGCAATGGTAAAACATGCTGCAGGAATTACCATCCAGCAGCCACTTTGACAACTACTGGAATTGTTACCCACTATCACTTTACTTTCAAATGCACCGCCTCAAGCTAATTTAGCCAAGTGGATGGTGAAAACCCtctgaaacaaaattctttgAGACATTCCCTTCTTCCTCCTAGTGTGTCACATATTATACTTTATAGGAGAAAAGGCAACAGCCAAATTCAATCCACAGTTAAAATACAAATTTCTGCTGGTAATACTGCTCACAATAGTTCCCCACACAAATCACCAGCAAATATCTAAAAGAAGGTTTTAAATACAACTTACATATTAAAGcaaatttgaaaaaggaaaaaaaaatagaaaaaaaaagagaatcaatGGGGTACCTTTAAGGATTAGattataaaacaggaaaagagatcagcaaattaaaaacatatgCAAAATGGGATACAGCTGTTAACATTGGTTGAAACACtaacattaatttttcctttatggGATACTGAAGAACTGCAAACAGAATGTATCTGattttacacacttttttttcagtgtctgctaATGAATTATTTAGTATTGCAGGAAATGGGAAAAGTCATAATTCATTTCCTGCATTACAGTATTTCAGATGTTGTTAGTCAGGCTCTTTCACTCAGAATGCCCTAAGGAAAGATCACATATATGCAAACATTAATCTCTGACTTTCAGATACCCTGTGGCCATTCTTATGAGAGAATGGTCACATCACTACACGGTCCAATAAAGAAATCCCACTATGTTTAGCACCATACATACAACCTGCATGGGGATAAGTAATAACGGTAAAACCTATGACTGCTCTGAGCAATGGACCACATGTGTCTGCACTCAGAGAGCAACAATTTCTGTTCTGCATGGAAGGCTGCAACTCTGCAAAGGCCACAGCTATTCGATACAGGGCCAGCTGCCAGCTGATATGTCTGTAAATTGCTAGGCTCAGGGTGAGAATAAAGGCAGATTTGAACCAATCTCTGATTCTTGTTATCTATGAAGTGACGACTGGCACAGAGGAATGCCCTTTAGGCTCTCCCTTCTATAGCCCTGCTACGAAAGTCAGGAGTTGGCCATCCTGATCTGTCCCACTCACCTGTCTGCAAGCTACAGGGCAGGAGTACCTAATTTTCAATGCTTCAATACCATTTCTCTGTAGCCCTTGTAGAGAGAATTAAggttacagaatcacagatgcTTTCCTCGTCTTACTGTCACAGAGGCAAAGAGCCAGAGAGCAAAGGACAGTATCTGCCTAAGGGTCCTCTCATTAATCAGTTTCAAGACCTTAGCCTGAGTGACTcatgaagtcagcaggaaacaaGAAATAAGGAACTCAACAGCCACTCTTCAAAGACAATCTGCTCCTTCGATCTAACAGTTTTAAACGTGGAGAAGTTTGCATCCCCTCCATCAGAAGGCGAGCCTGCTTAACAACAGAGAATGACTGAATGTTATACAATTGCCTGACTGTTTACATTAAAACAGGAAGAAGTCACCAAGTGCCTGCCTAGAAACTAGCCACACTACTCATAGTAGAAGCGCACAATCCAGAAGGATCAAGCACAGCATAAAGGGGAAAGTACAGAGATACTCCCAGTGGGGGAGATCAGAAGGAGCACCTGAAAGCACTGGACTGACAACTACAAGCAAGCAGCTAAGAGCCAGGGCTGCATAGCTCCTGCTGTCCATCTGTATTGGGCCTGGCtgaggtggagttaattttccccatagcagccctcacagtgctgtgctttgtattagTAACTGGAAAGGTGCTGATAACACAGCGGTGCTTTGGCCACTGCGAGCAATGCTCAAATAGCATCAAGGCTGTCTTTCCAACATTCCCCCACCTTACCGGTAGGCTGGGGGTGAGCAATatcttgggaggggacatagctagaatagctgacccaaactgaccaaagggatattccgtaccacaTGACgcctgctcagcaataaaaggtAAGAGAAAGCAGTGGGGGCCATTTGTTAATACaacatttgtcttctggagcaatTACTACGTGTACTGAAGCCCCACTTCCTGGGAACTGGCTGAACATTGCCTGCTAAtaggaagtagagaataaatcttttgttttgtttctgcatgcagcctttgcttttgcttcattAGACTGCCTTTATCTTGATCCATGAGGTCTTCTTCCATCTTATTTTCCCCGGAGAgaagtgatagagtggcttggtgggcacctggtgtccagccaaggtcaactcaccacacCATGTGACCTCTGCAGGACTCTATGGAGAACCCCCACTGGACCCTCATGCTGCCTCTGTGCCAAACCAGCGGATGGTGGTACAGGAGAAAAGGGAATTCTTTCCCTGGAAAAGGGGCATGTATGTTTTTATGCATAAACGCTTGCATGTCAAGCTCAAGACCACAGTGGTACTCATACAGCAAACCTTTCACTGTTGCATAGTTTTGCCATGCCTGCCTTGCCCTTCCCTCTGTTTCAGattcacagacacacacactgcaATTTTGAAGGTGTTCCCAGAATTTGCATTCCTCACCCTGTGGCAATAGCCACACTTTTAACCAGACAGTAAGGTTGCTTTTGCTccttcattttgattttatcaCAATGACACAAGATTTTTCCGGCAATGCTAACTATGACTGATGCTAGGAAGTCAAATAAGTGAGCCAATCACTTCCATCTGTGACAGACAGTCCTCTACCACTTGCATCATCACCTTCCTCTATCTTTCAGTAATGTTGAATTATCAACAAGCTACTGGCATCTGCTGTATAAAAAGGAGTCTCAGCATGCTCTGCCTCTTCAGggacactgaaagaaaattctcCCACGAAAAATTTTACAGAGTGCAACAATACTGTAATAACTGTAATGGTACATGTGACACAAAGAATTCAAACAATAAAGCTCGCAGCTGTTACAGGATTTCTTTTATGAagctattttctgcattttccttacTGATCTGAGTCATCTAAGTAGTTACCTTCTTACTCTTCTTTTCCTAGTCAACATCAGCAGCAAACCAAACAGAAAGCATTTAGAGCCCCTAACCTGCCCCTAGCCAGTCGACTAACAGTGCTATAATAAACTAACAGGAGCCAAAGAAAAAAGattcttccagatttttttttttatgcacttGTTTCAAAGAAGAGAACAATTGTTGTAGCCCATAATAGTACCTGTGGTTACTTTTGGATTTGGAAGTAGGGAGAACACCATTGTAAATATTTTGGTACTTATTCAACAAAATGTATCTTTCACTGTttaaatacacaaatacataagCATGAAGAAAGCAGAGACTGTATATACGAAATCAAACACTTTCTAAGAGAGTTAATGATCCAAAGAATTAAGATCTCAAAAGTTTGGAAATGCTGCATAGTTCCGATTATACCTATTCAGTGTTCCCCACTAAACCTGTGTCAAACCTATGCCCTAAACTAGACAGAAGTCCTACACAACTCCATATACAGAGATCGTGTCATTAATGCCACAGAGCGTATGACCCCAAGGGGATAAAATTACAGTTGTTGCCTACTGCTTTCTGCTCAATTCTAGCTCTTCTTCTATGCACTATTCCTTCTTCTTGCTTCATACCTGAAAGGAGAATTATGATGAGACAGGGATCATTTAAATTGCAGCAAATGTCTATTGAGAACTAGAGCCCAGATACCAAAAGGTACCTGGACACCTAGAAGGGACTGACTTTAATGGCAGCTTGCATAAATCCTTCTGAACTAGACCCAAAGCCTGCTTCCTATGTAGTGCCTGGCATTGGTTGATCATTATATAGAAGGCAGGGTACCCTTCATGAAAAACAGCTGACTGTTTTTGCAGCTTTAACCAGTACCTTCTTTCCATGTCTGCCAACATAGTTTGTTTGCAGGTCCTGGTATTTCATTAGAAGGTATTTCAGAAATTTGCATCTTTTCAGACTTTGGTGGACAATTAATCTATTTTGTCCTGTGGGAGTATCTTCCCGTCAGCAGCATTGTTTTCATAATGATTTATGATACATAGCACAATCACTTTTACAGATGCTACACACCTGTGAAAGGCAAAAATGCAGACTCTACCTCCCAAAGAACCAGCAGTCTAACACCCACTGGCAAAGAACATcagggaaaaagacaaaagaactcAAACTGTCAAATGAAACAGACTACCATGAATTATCAGTTTTCTGAATTAAAGGGCAAGGcaataaagaatttaaaactcACATTACGTGTTGTTTTCCACACTGAAACATTCTCACATGCTTTGTGAGAAGCTTCTTGGTTTCCTGAAGCCATGAAAGAAGTCCCCGCAAGTTCCCACTCTCCtgtatcaaaatgaaaatttactTGCCTGAATTAAACACTGCTCATCTATGGGCTATGCCATTACTACTGCTGATCATCTGAATAAACTCTAAATGAAGACACagatcagagaatcacag is a genomic window containing:
- the MTAP gene encoding S-methyl-5'-thioadenosine phosphorylase isoform X3 is translated as MKSEIGIIGGTGLDDPDILEGRTEKYVDTPYGKPSDALILGKIKNVDCVLLARHGRHHTIMPSNVNYRANIWALKEENCSHVLVTTACGSLREEIQPGDLVIIDQFIDRTTKRHCTLYDGQHSTLSGVCHIPMAEPFCTKTREVLIETAKKLGLQCHSKGTMITIEGPRFSSQAESLMFRSWGADVINMTTVPEVILAKEAGMSYASIAMATDYDCWKEHEEAVSVDKVLKTLKGNANKATSILLTAIPQIGSMEWTDTLHTLKKLCAFCVLNITWNTLTATVLR